In Synechococcus sp. Nb3U1, one DNA window encodes the following:
- a CDS encoding energy-coupling factor transporter transmembrane component T family protein — translation MDILRNAPLGVYLEEPRTWLHRLDPRVKLIWLLSVLLSPILASNVWRLAVVVALLLLTAVARLPRRVWSRQLSLVLTLSLLTFGITSLAPDGLGVSPHPQRQDVQVVGYGLTGIPDSEVSSAVEEATRAWMAQTRQWPTPYRYRLVRFSGFGRTFQVSRRSLSVALRLGTLMFTLLYATNLFLLTTASEEITEGIGRLLQPLKGWGLPIAEVILTLTLALRFLPLVMEEVQNLVRAVRTRDVRWGSLSFRGGIQTLLALVERFFENLLLRAEQTATAMQARGLTGPDHPLRWHPLQLRRLDRWMLVLLPLFWLVRIAGFSQV, via the coding sequence GTGGATATTCTGCGCAATGCCCCGCTTGGGGTCTATCTGGAAGAACCTCGGACTTGGCTGCATCGCCTCGATCCTCGTGTCAAGCTGATCTGGCTGCTGAGTGTGTTGCTCAGCCCCATTTTGGCCAGCAATGTCTGGCGCTTAGCTGTGGTGGTTGCGCTGTTGTTGCTGACTGCTGTGGCCCGCTTGCCGCGCCGGGTCTGGTCACGCCAGCTCTCGTTGGTGCTGACCTTGAGCCTGCTCACTTTCGGGATCACCAGTTTGGCCCCGGATGGGTTGGGGGTTTCGCCGCATCCGCAACGACAGGATGTACAGGTAGTGGGCTATGGGTTGACCGGGATCCCCGATTCTGAAGTTAGTTCTGCAGTTGAAGAGGCAACCCGAGCGTGGATGGCTCAAACTCGCCAATGGCCAACTCCTTACCGCTACCGTCTGGTCCGCTTTTCTGGGTTTGGGCGCACTTTTCAGGTTTCCCGACGGTCTTTGTCGGTAGCGCTGCGACTGGGGACTTTGATGTTCACACTGCTTTATGCCACCAACTTATTTTTGCTCACCACCGCTTCTGAAGAGATTACAGAAGGAATCGGGCGACTGTTGCAGCCCTTGAAAGGTTGGGGACTACCGATCGCGGAGGTGATCCTCACCCTGACCTTGGCCCTGCGCTTCCTGCCCCTGGTGATGGAGGAGGTGCAAAACTTGGTGCGGGCAGTGCGAACTCGGGATGTGCGCTGGGGATCCCTCAGCTTCCGGGGCGGGATCCAAACTTTGCTGGCCTTGGTGGAACGGTTTTTTGAAAATCTGCTTTTGCGGGCTGAACAAACGGCTACAGCAATGCAGGCACGAGGCTTAACAGGCCCGGATCACCCGCTGCGCTGGCATCCCCTGCAACTGCGACGACTGGATCGCTGGATGCTGGTTCTACTACCACTGTTTTGGCTGGTACGGATAGCGGGCTTCAGCCAGGTTTAG
- a CDS encoding DUF427 domain-containing protein: MRPQPIPPQPGQESVWDYPRPPRLQPTSEWVEVLFNDQLIAKSQSCYRVLETSHPPVYYIPPADIQLQYLQPSLRTSFCEFKGSARYWIVQVGSQIAIDAAWSYPDPSPAFLPLRDYLAFYPDRMQECRVDGELVQPQPEGFYGGWITRRVVGPFKGGPGSWGW; this comes from the coding sequence ATGCGCCCACAACCCATCCCTCCTCAACCCGGTCAGGAATCCGTCTGGGATTATCCTCGGCCCCCACGCCTACAACCCACCTCAGAATGGGTAGAGGTTCTCTTTAACGATCAGCTGATCGCCAAAAGCCAAAGCTGCTATCGGGTTTTGGAGACCAGTCACCCGCCGGTGTACTATATTCCTCCCGCCGATATTCAACTGCAGTATCTCCAGCCCAGCCTGCGCACCTCCTTCTGCGAGTTCAAGGGATCCGCTCGCTACTGGATCGTACAGGTCGGTTCCCAAATAGCCATCGATGCTGCCTGGAGCTACCCGGATCCCAGCCCGGCGTTTTTGCCCCTCCGCGACTATCTGGCTTTCTATCCAGACCGTATGCAAGAGTGCCGGGTGGATGGAGAACTGGTGCAGCCGCAACCGGAGGGCTTTTATGGCGGCTGGATCACCCGTAGAGTGGTGGGCCCCTTCAAGGGCGGGCCGGGCAGTTGGGGTTGGTAA
- a CDS encoding DUF3181 family protein yields the protein MVTMPSNAELEQLAATIGAEVYIDVARWHLYLRDAHLHTLLAEQLAPQVMTGKVDEAAVTQVLQGIPVKLGGGRKELPLADLLPMQSLLNLLDVLEDFSRKWA from the coding sequence ATGGTCACAATGCCCAGCAATGCAGAACTTGAACAGTTGGCGGCCACCATTGGTGCGGAAGTCTATATCGATGTGGCCCGCTGGCACCTCTACCTGCGGGATGCCCATCTGCACACCCTCTTGGCAGAACAGCTGGCTCCACAAGTGATGACCGGCAAGGTGGATGAGGCAGCCGTGACCCAGGTATTGCAAGGGATCCCGGTCAAGCTGGGGGGTGGACGCAAAGAATTGCCCCTAGCGGATCTGCTGCCGATGCAGAGCTTACTGAATCTGCTGGATGTGCTGGAAGACTTTAGTCGCAAATGGGCCTAA
- a CDS encoding S-layer homology domain-containing protein: MSHHQPRSYPTGLSACLKLSGVVWLLFGVSACQGTEWGDQLGRWVQPVGSPALSTDVRADVRSTETPATPRPQLSPGSSPTSVPAPVAPRIPIAPSPPIEGSGRFVDLETGSLVARSVNLLDQLGVFADLTGDEFQPQRSIRRGEFARWLVLANNAIYADEPSRQIRLGSASERPIFLDVPEEDPHFRYIQALGAAGLIDGDAHQEFRPNSLLSRAELIRMKVPLDLPPGQVKGSLPELEEGWGFTDAAQVPPEAIAPLVADRRQNNASTVLRTFGPIRTFNPFEPVSRGEAAIALSAFGERTAQEALSQLLPLPDPTPESEPKSEPSPPTPELEQTASPEPEPSPDPTPESEPSPEPTEAAEPTSPSPPDVAPGEFVTPTEPQP; encoded by the coding sequence GTGTCGCATCATCAGCCTAGGTCTTATCCAACTGGATTGTCCGCCTGCCTCAAGCTGAGTGGAGTTGTCTGGCTGCTTTTTGGGGTGTCGGCCTGTCAGGGAACTGAGTGGGGGGATCAGCTGGGACGATGGGTGCAGCCTGTGGGTTCACCGGCCCTTTCAACTGATGTGCGTGCAGATGTGAGGTCAACAGAAACTCCAGCTACTCCCCGACCCCAACTCTCACCGGGATCCAGCCCAACCTCTGTCCCCGCTCCGGTTGCTCCCAGGATCCCCATTGCCCCATCTCCCCCGATTGAAGGCAGCGGTCGCTTTGTCGATCTGGAGACGGGATCCCTGGTGGCCCGTTCCGTAAACCTGTTGGATCAGTTGGGGGTGTTTGCAGATCTGACGGGCGACGAATTTCAGCCTCAGCGCAGTATCCGTCGCGGAGAATTTGCCCGTTGGTTGGTGCTGGCCAACAATGCCATTTATGCCGATGAGCCGAGCCGTCAAATTCGTCTGGGCTCAGCATCAGAGCGCCCGATCTTTTTGGACGTGCCGGAAGAGGATCCCCATTTTCGCTACATTCAAGCCCTAGGAGCGGCTGGGTTAATCGACGGCGATGCCCATCAGGAGTTTCGCCCCAACAGCCTGCTGTCTCGGGCCGAGTTGATCCGCATGAAGGTACCGCTGGATCTGCCCCCTGGCCAAGTGAAGGGATCCCTACCGGAATTGGAAGAAGGGTGGGGTTTTACGGATGCGGCGCAGGTGCCCCCGGAAGCGATCGCCCCTTTAGTGGCGGATCGCCGCCAGAACAATGCCTCGACAGTGTTGCGCACCTTTGGCCCAATCCGTACCTTTAACCCCTTTGAGCCGGTCAGCCGGGGAGAAGCGGCCATCGCTCTATCGGCTTTCGGGGAACGAACCGCTCAAGAAGCCCTATCGCAGCTCCTCCCACTGCCAGACCCAACCCCAGAGTCAGAACCCAAATCTGAGCCCTCCCCCCCTACCCCAGAGCTGGAACAGACAGCTTCTCCCGAACCGGAACCCAGCCCGGATCCCACGCCCGAGAGTGAACCCTCCCCAGAGCCTACTGAAGCTGCTGAGCCGACTTCCCCCAGTCCTCCTGATGTGGCCCCTGGGGAATTTGTCACCCCAACAGAACCCCAACCCTAA
- a CDS encoding sigma-70 family RNA polymerase sigma factor has protein sequence MNAALSEISCQPWSVLVTSVPVRPEKLADLDLVLLCQQGSQPHREAFAELMRRHQAHVDKVLCHLAPDWHDRHDLAQEVWIRAYRHLKRLQEPAKFRSWLGRIATNLFYDELRKRKRQQQPLSLDAPIQRRDSQMEWELPSESPSPHDHLTTCEFYEQLHQAVRDLPPAFRQTILLREIQGMAYEEIAEITGVSLGTVKSRIARARARLQSTLKSYLEGE, from the coding sequence ATGAATGCTGCCCTCAGCGAAATCAGCTGCCAGCCCTGGTCGGTTTTGGTGACGAGTGTGCCTGTGCGGCCCGAAAAGCTCGCTGATTTGGATCTGGTGCTGCTTTGCCAGCAGGGATCCCAACCCCACCGCGAGGCCTTTGCTGAGCTGATGCGTCGTCATCAAGCCCATGTGGATAAGGTGCTCTGTCATCTTGCCCCCGACTGGCATGACCGGCATGATCTGGCTCAAGAAGTGTGGATCCGTGCCTACCGCCACTTGAAGCGGCTACAGGAGCCGGCCAAGTTTCGCAGTTGGCTGGGTCGGATTGCCACCAACCTTTTTTATGACGAGCTGCGCAAGCGCAAGCGGCAGCAGCAGCCTCTTTCTTTGGATGCCCCAATCCAAAGGCGGGATAGCCAGATGGAATGGGAACTGCCCAGCGAGAGTCCTAGCCCCCACGACCACCTCACCACCTGCGAGTTTTACGAGCAATTGCATCAGGCTGTCCGAGACCTGCCGCCAGCCTTTCGCCAAACCATTCTGTTGCGGGAAATTCAAGGTATGGCCTACGAAGAAATAGCCGAAATTACAGGTGTGTCTTTGGGCACGGTTAAATCCCGTATTGCGCGGGCCCGGGCCCGTTTGCAATCCACCCTGAAATCTTATTTGGAGGGTGAATGA
- a CDS encoding Crp/Fnr family transcriptional regulator has protein sequence MTSDFPPPDSLAAVLSELRAAPMLAAVSAASLQWLGSQVKVREVSAGQVLFMQDAWGSVVYLILSGWAKVRRALRVRNGESVQDNSKTLAILGPGSWVGEMAVLDEAPRSRDVLALTRVRAAGIPAAIFSELMVQEPQLCYQLACSLSRRLRLTNLQADLSQQSPPVRLVHTLVQLGEAFGEKTPQGVRIFHPPIQDLADISQVSLEAATAVLDRLIQQGVLKVLTKENALLLVQYAKLTEAIRLL, from the coding sequence ATGACTTCTGATTTTCCTCCCCCTGATTCTCTGGCTGCTGTTCTTTCAGAGCTAAGAGCAGCACCAATGTTGGCGGCGGTCTCGGCGGCCTCTTTGCAATGGCTGGGATCCCAGGTGAAGGTGCGGGAGGTCTCGGCTGGACAAGTGCTGTTCATGCAGGATGCCTGGGGCAGTGTTGTCTATCTGATTCTCTCCGGCTGGGCGAAGGTGCGGCGGGCTTTGCGGGTACGCAACGGGGAGTCGGTGCAAGATAACTCCAAAACCCTCGCTATTTTGGGGCCAGGCTCTTGGGTGGGGGAAATGGCTGTTTTGGATGAAGCCCCCCGGTCTCGGGATGTCTTGGCCCTGACGAGGGTGCGGGCCGCCGGGATTCCGGCGGCGATTTTCAGTGAATTGATGGTGCAGGAGCCGCAATTGTGTTACCAACTGGCCTGTAGCCTCTCCCGCCGCCTGCGCCTGACCAACCTGCAGGCGGATCTCAGTCAGCAAAGCCCGCCGGTACGCCTGGTGCATACGCTGGTGCAACTGGGGGAAGCCTTTGGAGAGAAAACCCCCCAGGGGGTGCGCATCTTTCACCCACCCATACAGGATTTGGCGGATATCAGCCAGGTCAGCCTGGAAGCAGCGACGGCCGTGTTGGATCGCTTGATTCAACAGGGGGTTCTCAAGGTGTTGACGAAGGAAAATGCTCTTCTGTTGGTGCAGTACGCCAAGCTGACGGAAGCCATCCGTCTGCTGTAG
- a CDS encoding RNA-guided endonuclease InsQ/TnpB family protein: protein MRIAYQYKLLPSTLQLVTMNRWLDMLRQQYNWMLADWFDWWEMNRCLVNACPLVCNIAEPREKPEYYGQKRSLVRLKRDRPWYKEIHSQVLQDMVKRVKLAFARYLKGDCNGKRSGKLRFKGVNRYRSFTYPQASIDWIDSNKIELPKIGAVKVVWHRPLPPGFEVKSAILSRKADGWYITLSLQDDSVPEQTIDVVPNWDNSIGLDMGLEHFVADSEGELIDYPRFLRQAKSKLAKLQQKCDARPKGSVARKKLSQRIARLHQKIARQRYQFHCETANQLLIKADVVFVEDFNLSNMTKRCKPKQDENGTFLPNGQAAKAGLNKSFADAGISQFVNQILPFKAEKAGKRRIKVNPTGTSQHCCVCLNRVPKELSDRWHSCPECKAEMPRDTNSGVLIKKVGLGLASLKKAQRATARKEARALCVGTSLP from the coding sequence ATGAGAATTGCCTATCAATACAAGCTACTGCCATCCACTTTGCAACTTGTCACGATGAATCGTTGGCTTGATATGCTTCGGCAGCAGTACAACTGGATGCTGGCAGATTGGTTTGATTGGTGGGAAATGAATCGCTGTCTTGTCAATGCTTGCCCCCTGGTTTGCAACATCGCTGAACCCAGAGAAAAGCCTGAATACTACGGACAGAAACGCTCTCTGGTAAGGCTGAAGCGGGATAGACCCTGGTACAAAGAGATTCATTCTCAAGTGCTACAAGATATGGTGAAGCGGGTCAAACTCGCTTTTGCCCGTTACCTGAAAGGGGACTGCAACGGCAAAAGATCGGGCAAGCTTCGGTTTAAGGGTGTAAATCGGTATCGTTCGTTCACCTACCCTCAAGCTTCGATTGACTGGATTGATAGCAACAAAATCGAACTGCCCAAAATTGGAGCAGTGAAAGTCGTTTGGCATCGTCCATTACCTCCAGGGTTTGAGGTCAAAAGCGCAATTCTGAGTCGGAAAGCTGACGGCTGGTATATCACGCTGTCATTGCAGGATGATTCGGTTCCTGAACAAACGATTGACGTTGTCCCAAATTGGGATAACTCCATTGGCTTGGATATGGGGCTAGAGCATTTTGTGGCAGATTCAGAGGGTGAATTGATTGACTATCCTCGTTTCCTGAGGCAGGCAAAATCCAAGCTTGCCAAGTTGCAGCAAAAGTGTGATGCTCGCCCCAAAGGCAGCGTCGCCCGAAAGAAGCTGAGTCAAAGGATTGCACGACTGCATCAGAAAATTGCAAGACAGCGATATCAGTTTCACTGCGAGACGGCGAATCAGTTGCTTATCAAAGCTGATGTGGTCTTTGTTGAAGACTTTAACCTCAGCAATATGACGAAGCGGTGCAAACCAAAGCAGGACGAAAATGGAACGTTTCTACCCAATGGACAAGCGGCAAAAGCAGGACTGAACAAGTCTTTCGCTGATGCTGGAATCAGTCAGTTCGTGAACCAAATCCTACCTTTCAAAGCTGAAAAAGCTGGAAAGAGAAGGATTAAGGTTAATCCGACTGGCACAAGCCAGCATTGCTGTGTTTGCCTGAACCGTGTCCCGAAAGAGTTGTCGGACAGGTGGCACTCCTGCCCAGAATGCAAAGCAGAAATGCCACGCGATACAAATTCTGGGGTGCTGATCAAAAAAGTGGGGTTGGGACTCGCCTCACTCAAAAAAGCTCAAAGGGCTACGGCTCGGAAAGAAGCCCGCGCTCTATGCGTTGGCACAAGCCTGCCCTAG
- a CDS encoding S1C family serine protease: protein MSVLSQPGSPRLSRWFSLGLLTLGLLGLRVHANPVEVLPTQFNREEQASIDVYQAASPAVVTIGNGRGTGSGTFIRPEGLILTNEHVVRGSRNGQVQVRTAAGSTYIGDVIAVDRPNDLALVRLRDTGGATFPTVPLASESGIRVGQQVYAIGSPFGLSGTLTTGILSRIAPNGDLQTDAAINPGNSGGPLLNSRGELIGVNKAILSSGRGNLGIGFATSATVAQAFIAQNLNNAPLVASNPTGPRLGVAVDPQTLVIQEVQAGSLASRIGLQPGDRLVGLNGRRLVNLEQLLDYLDTRPQSARLTIGRGRQLAEIPVRF from the coding sequence ATGAGCGTTCTTTCCCAACCAGGTTCTCCTCGTCTTTCTCGCTGGTTTTCGCTGGGCTTGCTCACTCTCGGCCTGCTAGGGCTACGGGTCCATGCCAACCCGGTCGAAGTATTGCCCACCCAATTTAACCGCGAAGAACAGGCCAGCATCGATGTTTACCAGGCGGCTAGCCCGGCAGTGGTGACCATTGGCAATGGTCGCGGTACGGGATCTGGCACGTTTATCCGCCCTGAGGGGTTGATCCTCACCAATGAGCATGTGGTCAGGGGATCCCGCAACGGACAGGTGCAGGTGCGTACAGCGGCGGGTAGCACCTACATCGGTGATGTGATCGCGGTGGATCGGCCCAATGACTTGGCTCTGGTGCGCCTGAGGGATACAGGCGGCGCTACCTTCCCGACGGTGCCCTTGGCTTCCGAGTCGGGCATTCGGGTTGGCCAGCAAGTGTATGCCATCGGCAGCCCCTTTGGCCTTTCCGGCACCCTCACTACCGGCATTCTTAGCCGCATTGCTCCCAATGGAGATCTGCAAACGGATGCCGCCATTAACCCCGGCAACTCCGGCGGCCCTTTGCTCAATTCCCGCGGAGAATTGATCGGCGTCAACAAAGCCATCCTCTCCTCTGGGCGCGGTAATCTGGGCATTGGCTTTGCCACTAGCGCCACCGTCGCCCAAGCCTTCATCGCCCAAAACCTGAATAATGCCCCTCTGGTGGCCAGCAATCCAACTGGGCCACGCTTGGGGGTGGCGGTAGATCCGCAAACACTGGTGATTCAAGAGGTGCAAGCAGGATCCCTGGCAAGCCGCATCGGCCTACAACCGGGGGATCGCCTGGTGGGGCTGAATGGGCGTCGCTTGGTCAACTTGGAACAACTGCTGGATTATCTGGATACTCGGCCTCAATCGGCGCGGCTGACCATCGGGCGTGGACGGCAACTGGCGGAGATCCCAGTGCGATTTTGA
- a CDS encoding SH3 domain-containing protein has translation MTVRVALDYYRVLMLSARADEHQIEQAYQERIDLKPGERSWLLGFSPEAVGSRAQLIQEAAAVLLNPETRRNYDEHLTPADPTLMVEDSLLPGVLCLHCESGEYQAALDLAQAMLDQGHPARSDAILSRAIGRLELGREAWQQGSYEEAARSLQAGLAELEEYQAFPQMQAEIRVDLGKLRPYRILQLLSHESDSETSKGSLGDPALVRQQGLTLLKAMLDERRGIEGTGQDGSGLSTEDFLRFIQRVRRQLTLKEQQELFEREAERPSMVAVYLAVQVLLAAGYLDNRPALVRRARGHLARLAQRQDVHLEQAICSLLLGRTEEALEHLQSAQEEEALQFIEEHSTGSPDQLPGLCRFTEKWFEVEVFPEFRGLETAQATLQAYFDNPQVQAYLDEMPSREDPPEGIPGMLSPQSPSPPQPHLPVMVGSRMTEQTQELNRPPGTLQRGGTLSPPAMDTPRMADLPVYPGANGLEGSPYSDRNEIPPARNRASYDSEGHRRNRSGPRRNRSRAGGGDPYRPAIPAVVRLAGVVSIGIISLIVIWQMLRGLFTPPPAPPIEQPQVQLDQPPVAISDPAQPEPTPPPEPELTGPLAEWQGVQQVRVISNDGINIRQQPSLTGAIVGAAPRQALLRVVEVQAGEGQVPVWLRIERDGAPGGWIAAQSGTTRLVERP, from the coding sequence ATGACGGTGCGGGTGGCCCTCGACTACTATCGAGTTTTGATGCTATCGGCACGGGCAGATGAGCATCAGATTGAGCAAGCTTATCAGGAACGGATCGATCTCAAGCCGGGAGAGCGTTCTTGGTTGCTGGGGTTCTCTCCTGAGGCAGTGGGAAGCCGGGCACAGCTGATCCAGGAAGCAGCCGCTGTGTTGCTTAACCCAGAAACAAGAAGAAACTACGACGAACACCTCACCCCGGCAGATCCCACTTTGATGGTGGAAGACTCACTCCTACCTGGCGTGCTGTGTTTGCACTGCGAATCCGGGGAGTATCAAGCCGCCTTGGATTTGGCACAAGCGATGTTGGATCAAGGCCACCCTGCCCGTTCCGACGCCATTTTGTCGCGGGCCATCGGTCGGTTGGAGTTGGGTCGGGAAGCCTGGCAACAGGGATCCTACGAAGAGGCCGCCCGCTCTTTGCAAGCGGGTTTGGCAGAGCTAGAGGAGTATCAGGCTTTTCCACAAATGCAGGCGGAGATCCGGGTGGATCTGGGCAAGCTGCGCCCCTACCGCATTTTGCAACTTCTCAGCCACGAGTCCGATTCGGAAACCAGCAAGGGATCGTTAGGGGATCCGGCCTTGGTGCGGCAACAGGGCCTCACCCTCCTCAAGGCCATGTTAGATGAACGGCGAGGCATTGAGGGCACCGGCCAAGATGGTTCCGGACTCAGTACCGAAGATTTCCTGCGCTTTATCCAACGGGTGCGCCGTCAACTCACCCTCAAGGAGCAACAGGAGCTGTTTGAGCGGGAGGCAGAGCGGCCCTCCATGGTGGCGGTCTACTTGGCGGTGCAGGTGTTGCTGGCGGCAGGATACCTGGACAATCGCCCAGCTTTGGTCAGGCGGGCCCGTGGCCACCTGGCTCGGCTGGCGCAACGGCAGGATGTGCATCTGGAGCAAGCCATCTGCAGCCTGTTGCTGGGTCGCACCGAGGAAGCCCTAGAGCATCTACAATCGGCCCAAGAGGAAGAGGCGTTGCAATTTATCGAGGAGCACTCCACTGGGTCTCCTGACCAACTGCCGGGGCTGTGCCGCTTCACGGAAAAGTGGTTTGAAGTGGAAGTCTTCCCGGAATTTCGTGGTTTGGAAACGGCCCAAGCGACTCTGCAAGCTTATTTCGATAATCCGCAGGTTCAGGCTTACCTGGATGAGATGCCCAGCCGCGAGGATCCTCCGGAAGGGATCCCTGGGATGTTATCTCCCCAGTCTCCCAGCCCGCCTCAGCCCCATTTGCCCGTCATGGTTGGCTCCCGGATGACGGAACAAACGCAAGAGTTGAATCGCCCCCCAGGCACTCTGCAACGGGGAGGAACCCTGTCGCCACCCGCCATGGACACCCCCCGGATGGCGGATCTACCCGTCTATCCGGGGGCAAATGGGCTGGAAGGTAGCCCCTACTCGGATAGAAATGAGATTCCTCCGGCCCGCAACCGTGCCTCTTACGACTCGGAGGGTCACCGTCGCAACCGCTCTGGGCCCAGAAGAAACCGCAGTCGTGCTGGTGGAGGGGATCCCTATCGCCCTGCCATTCCTGCTGTGGTTCGCCTCGCAGGGGTGGTTAGCATCGGCATCATCTCTTTAATCGTGATTTGGCAGATGTTACGGGGCCTGTTCACGCCACCCCCAGCACCGCCGATTGAACAGCCGCAGGTGCAACTGGATCAACCCCCGGTTGCCATTAGCGACCCCGCCCAGCCAGAACCGACTCCTCCCCCTGAGCCAGAGTTGACCGGCCCCCTAGCCGAATGGCAGGGTGTGCAACAGGTGCGCGTCATCTCGAATGATGGCATCAACATTCGCCAGCAACCTAGCCTGACGGGAGCGATTGTCGGGGCTGCCCCCCGTCAAGCCCTGCTGCGGGTGGTGGAGGTACAGGCTGGAGAAGGACAAGTTCCCGTGTGGTTGCGCATTGAGCGGGATGGGGCTCCAGGCGGTTGGATTGCCGCACAATCGGGCACAACTCGTTTGGTGGAACGGCCCTGA
- a CDS encoding anti-sigma factor family protein, with product MSMFRGNLNPDRGDPPIDPLQELPVVDKRFEQLSAYLDGELSTQEARQVEDWLATDAQGRQLYSQLAALQAGLANLEVPTMDSTQTELLISRVFDELDQAPVAHLGWGSRQRRRHNPWGQVAAALLVLTGAGWAGWRWYHLQPLVSLEEPPVRVAIVPASARVAQRYLFEPGQKQDAYSILFEVASTGGAEVP from the coding sequence ATGAGCATGTTTCGTGGCAACCTTAACCCCGACCGCGGGGATCCCCCGATTGACCCGCTGCAAGAATTGCCGGTGGTGGACAAACGCTTTGAGCAGCTGAGCGCTTATCTAGATGGGGAATTGTCTACCCAAGAGGCTCGACAGGTGGAGGATTGGCTGGCCACCGATGCCCAGGGGCGGCAATTATATAGCCAGCTGGCTGCCTTGCAGGCGGGGTTGGCCAACCTGGAAGTTCCGACGATGGACAGTACCCAAACGGAGTTGCTGATCAGCCGTGTTTTCGATGAACTGGATCAGGCTCCGGTGGCTCATCTGGGCTGGGGATCCCGGCAGCGGCGGCGTCATAACCCCTGGGGCCAGGTGGCGGCAGCCTTACTGGTATTGACGGGAGCGGGCTGGGCGGGCTGGCGCTGGTACCATCTGCAGCCGTTGGTATCGCTGGAGGAACCGCCGGTACGGGTGGCGATTGTGCCGGCTTCTGCCCGTGTGGCGCAACGCTACCTCTTCGAGCCGGGGCAAAAGCAGGACGCCTACTCAATTTTGTTTGAAGTGGCCTCCACAGGTGGAGCTGAGGTGCCTTGA
- a CDS encoding photosystem I assembly protein Ycf4, which produces MSTTVPEIRSADRLRYTVIGSRRASVYFWAVALTGGGLGFTLAGLSSYWHQNLLPFSDPAALVFIPQGIAMLFYGVIGSLTGLYQWLSLYWNLGGGYNEFDRQAQKVTLVRQGFPGKNREVRLEYDFADVQSLRVELREGLNPRRAIYLRVKGRGDIPLTGVGQPPPLAEIENQAAEIARFLNVNLEGI; this is translated from the coding sequence GTGTCCACAACTGTTCCCGAAATTCGTTCTGCCGATAGGTTGCGCTACACCGTGATCGGATCGCGGCGGGCCAGCGTTTACTTTTGGGCGGTGGCGCTGACAGGGGGCGGTTTGGGCTTTACCTTGGCGGGCCTTTCGAGCTATTGGCACCAAAATCTGCTGCCTTTTTCGGATCCGGCGGCCTTGGTGTTCATTCCTCAGGGCATTGCCATGCTCTTTTATGGGGTGATCGGATCCCTGACGGGGCTGTACCAATGGCTGAGTTTGTACTGGAATTTGGGGGGCGGCTATAACGAATTCGACCGCCAGGCCCAAAAGGTGACCTTGGTGCGGCAGGGCTTTCCGGGCAAAAACCGCGAGGTGCGCCTTGAGTATGATTTTGCCGATGTGCAGAGCCTGCGGGTGGAACTCAGAGAAGGGCTGAACCCCCGCCGGGCCATCTATTTGCGGGTGAAAGGGCGCGGCGATATTCCCCTCACCGGAGTGGGTCAGCCACCCCCCTTAGCCGAGATCGAAAACCAAGCAGCAGAGATTGCCCGCTTTCTCAATGTCAACTTAGAAGGCATCTGA